In Alkalispirochaeta americana, the sequence GTTCATTCCTCCTGTAAATCCCTGGGCCCCCTACCTGGCGGGATAGAGGCGGTTATCCAGGGCTTTCTCCGTGCAATCGGGCCGGGAGGGACCCTCATGATGCCTGCCCTGAGTTGGAACTTGAGACCTCCCGATGTCTTTGATCCCTCTCTGACGCCGGTAAACGTGGGGGCGATCCCGGAGTTTTTCCGCAAGGCCGAGGGCGTTCTCCGAAGTATTCATCCCACCCATTCGGTGTGCGCCACAGGAAGACGTGCAGAGGAACTCCTGGCAGATCACGAGCTGGATAATACTCCCTGTGGTCCGCACTCGCCATTTCACAAACTGGTGGAGACCGAGGGGAAAATCCTCATGGTGGGGTGCGGGGTGAGGCCCAACACCACCATGCACGCCCTTGAAGAATACCTGGAGCCGCCGTATCTCTACGGAGAAACCTGTCTCTTTACAATCAGGGACCATCACCTCAGGACGTATTGCAAAGAATACCGAACCCACGGGTTTGTTGCCCGCGGGTTCTCCCAGCGATACGAACGAATACTGGCCCTTGAGACGGACGCCTTTTTGCGAGAGGGCCAGGTCTTGCAGGCGCCAGCGGTTCTTCTGGACGCACCGGAACTCAAAAGGGCCGTTCTGGAAAAACTTCGAGAAGATCCCTTGTTTTTTGTCGACAGCCAGCACAGCCAGGACAGCCAGGGCAGCCAGGGCAGCCAGGGCAGCCAGGGCAGCCAGGACAGCCAGGACAGCCAGGACAGCCAGGACAGCCAGGGCAGCCAGGGCAGCCAGGACAGCCAGGACAGCCAGCACAGCAGGAGGGGCAGATGAAACAGCTCG encodes:
- a CDS encoding AAC(3) family N-acetyltransferase, encoding MNDQRHQKIIARNLEALGVLPGDTLLVHSSCKSLGPLPGGIEAVIQGFLRAIGPGGTLMMPALSWNLRPPDVFDPSLTPVNVGAIPEFFRKAEGVLRSIHPTHSVCATGRRAEELLADHELDNTPCGPHSPFHKLVETEGKILMVGCGVRPNTTMHALEEYLEPPYLYGETCLFTIRDHHLRTYCKEYRTHGFVARGFSQRYERILALETDAFLREGQVLQAPAVLLDAPELKRAVLEKLREDPLFFVDSQHSQDSQGSQGSQGSQGSQDSQDSQDSQDSQGSQGSQDSQDSQHSRRGR